From the Plectropomus leopardus isolate mb unplaced genomic scaffold, YSFRI_Pleo_2.0 unplaced_scaffold23374, whole genome shotgun sequence genome, the window GAAACTTTTTTACCATCTCGGCGCCTCAGAGCTCACCCTCCTCTCCCTCGCCCTCCTCTGCCCCGTCCCATGGACCGTCACTTCGTACCCCCACACCCCCACCGCCCCCCTGCCCACTATGGGTGAAGAGGAGCTGGAATCGgccctgctgctcctccaggCTCCTTTGGAGGAGCAGAGGCTCGTCCAGCCTGATGCTTGGCCCGAGCATCCTCAAGACCCCCGGCTGGTCCTGCTGAAGCccagggaggagaaggaggaggaggaggacaggtcTTGGGAAGAGGAGGCCCTGCTTAGAGCTCAGAGAGGAGACGTGGTACCCCGGGCGCTGTCGGGTCACTCTCGGGAGAGCAGGAGCTATCAGGAGGACGGAGAcggggaggaaggagggaagagGAACGAAGCTCTGACCTCCATTATCGGAG encodes:
- the LOC121966172 gene encoding uncharacterized protein LOC121966172, whose translation is MKLFYHLGASELTLLSLALLCPVPWTVTSYPHTPTAPLPTMGEEELESALLLLQAPLEEQRLVQPDAWPEHPQDPRLVLLKPREEKEEEEDRSWEEEALLRAQRGDVVPRALSGHSRESRSYQEDGDGEEGGKRNEALTSIIGGLQAVSREKGGFGFRFGRKRWTDRG